In Candida orthopsilosis Co 90-125, chromosome 4 draft sequence, a single genomic region encodes these proteins:
- a CDS encoding Gst3 glutathione S-transferase produces the protein MATLYTAETGNGRKPLILVKLLDAPIKVHLFDWPSKEIKSGSYLKLNPNGLVPTFVDDDIGSIFESNAILEYIASKYDKEGKFSYKEQDDPKLYWHQKEWLYFQASQFAAHTLSRGVYYIQMNPNDEFTKENVLHNFAKLYDVIEGQLIQNGSGWLIGDKFTIVDIAFATGNHRRIEVFTGTDYEIKDFDEKYPKVVKWYENVLAIDGVKDVLT, from the coding sequence ATGGCAACATTATACACGGCGGAAACAGGTAATGGTAGAAAACCATTGATCTTAGTTAAATTACTTGATGCTCCTATCAAAGTTCATCTTTTCGATTGGCCATCGAAGGAAATCAAGAGTGGCctgtatttgaaattaaaccCCAATGGATTAGTCCcaacttttgttgatgatgatattggAAGCATCTTTGAAAGCAATGCCATCTTGGAATACATTGCTTCCAAATATGATAAAGAGGGTAAATTTAGTTACAAAGAACAAGATGATCCTAAATTATATTGGCACCAAAAGGAATGGTTGTATTTCCAAGCATCTCAATTCGCGGCTCATACCTTGTCTAGAGGTGTTTATTATATCCAAATGAACCccaatgatgaattcaCCAAGGAAAATGTGTTGCACAATTTTGCTAAATTGTATGATGTTATTGAAGGACAATTGATTCAGAATGGGTCAGGTTGGTTAATTGGAGATAAATTtaccattgttgatattgctTTTGCCACGGGTAATCATAGACGTATTGAAGTGTTTACGGGAACTGATTACGAAattaaagattttgatgaaaaatatcCAAAAGTTGTCAAATGGTATGAGAATGTTTTGGCTATTGATGGGGTTAAAGATGTACTTACATGA
- a CDS encoding Mtg2 protein (S. cerevisiae homolog MTG2 has ribosome binding, has role in translation and localizes to mitochondrial inner membrane, extrinsic to membrane) — translation MKQSSCIMLPRLMRRSLSTSSYLRNISSSTTSFAPNYAFHNSFPDTSGKEVFLKTIAEADDETQVVKVSQIIDHPTTTTTASISKLKSPKPRNIISIADYFSGNSHHLHHVFYSNLIHAKTKKAAKVENKMFIDLRIMKLTSGAGGNGAVSFFRDNLTTSGPPDGGDGGSGGNIYINVVDRNLNSLHYLQKRYVAKSGSPGKGGQLDGKNGDDVIIDIPLGTVIRWIPDPTIFKKHVSKKEGDSLDDVYMELELDMNYGKDNIQLKRHAYKPGEGWIFKEHDEEYYQSRDFFQELNDKVTKYDEEIEFEEQQQDQFPILGMDCDKVTKKPLLLLHGGKGGLGNMHFLTSNVRNPRFCKIGRPGITAHFLLELKLIADLGLVGLPNAGKSSLLRAISRAKPRVGHWEFTTLQPTIGTIQHRIDSDPFTVADIPGIIKGASENKGMGLDFLRHIERSGGLVFVVSLESNDPVEDLQILIDEVGDKRMKDKKVLVVATKADLSNEGENYQTLRSFIEARHGSWKIVPVCAPKGENIDRCLELMSEVARK, via the coding sequence ATGAAACAATCGTCATGTATAATGTTACCTAGACTAATGCGTCGGTCGCTTTCCACGTCATCATATCTACGAAAtatctcatcatcaactacttCATTTGCACCCAACTATGCATTTCACAACTCATTTCCAGATACTTCTGGTAAAGAAGTATTTTTAAAGACTATAGCCGAAGCAGATGACGAAACACAAGTGGTTAAAGTATCTCAGATTATTGACCATccaacaactacaactacaGCCTCGATCTCAAAACtcaaatcaccaaaacCAAGAAATATTATAAGTATAGCTGATTACTTTTCAGGTAACTCACATCATTTGCATCATGTATTCTATTCGAACCTAATACATGCAAAGACCAAAAAGGCAGCCAAAGTTGAGAACAAAatgtttattgatttaaGGATTATGAAGTTGACCAGTGGAGCTGGAGGTAATGGAGCAGTTTCATTTTTCCGTGATAATCTAACTACTTCTGGTCCTCCTGATGGTGGTGACGGTGGAAGCGGGGGAAACATCTATATCAATGTTGTCGATCGTAATTTGAATTCACTACATTATTTACAAAAGAGATATGTTGCCAAACTGGGTTCACCTGGTAAAGGAGGACAATTGGATGGTAAGAATGGAGACGATGTAATTATTGATATACCATTGGGTACTGTTATTCGCTGGATTCCTGATCCAACGATATTCAAGAAGCACGTGTCCAAAAAGGAAGGAGATTCATTAGATGACGTGTATATGGAACTTGAATTGGATATGAATTATGGTAAAGataatattcaattgaaacgTCATGCGTATAAACCAGGTGAAGGATGGATTTTCAAAGAGCATGATGAGGAGTATTACCAACTGCGAGATTTTTTccaagaattgaatgacAAAGTGACTAAgtatgatgaagaaatcGAATTcgaagaacaacaacaagaccAATTCCCTATACTTGGTATGGATTGTGATAAAGTCACGAAAAAGCCTTTGTTGCTTTTGCATGGAGGTAAAGGAGGATTGGGAAATATGCATTTCTTAACTTCAAATGTGCGTAATCCAcgattttgtaaaattggTCGGCCGGGAATTACAGCTCATTTCCTTCTTGAACTAAAGCTTATAGCAGACTTAGGACTTGTTGGGTTACCAAATGCTGGTAAGTCAAGTTTGCTACGTGCTATATCACGAGCCAAACCTAGAGTTGGACATTGGGAATTTACAACATTACAACCAACTATAGGTACAATCCAACATCGAATTGACTCTGATCCTTTTACAGTTGCTGATATTCCAGGGATAATTAAAGGTGCATCGGAGAATAAAGGTATGGGATTAGATTTTCTTCGTCATATTGAACGATCAGGTGGGTTggtatttgttgtttcgTTAGAATCTAATGATccagttgaagatttacaaattttgattgatgaagtggGTGATAAACGAATGAAGGATAAGAAGGTATTGGTTGTTGCCACGAAGGCTGATTTGAGTAATGAAGGtgaaaattatcaaactTTGAGACTGTTTATAGAGGCTAGACACGGGTCATGGAAGATTGTTCCTGTTTGTGCACCTAAAGGAGAAAATATTGATCGATGTTTAGAGTTGATGAGTGAAGTTGCTCGCAAGTGA
- a CDS encoding Dbp8 protein (protein similar to S. cerevisiae Dbp8p, an ATP-dependent helicase involved in rRNA processing) → MSSQPFQDLGVARWLSESLEAMKINKPTSIQAACIPAILKGQDCIGGAKTGSGKTIAFAAPMLTQWSEDPYGIFGLVLTPTRELALQIAEQYTALGAQMNIKVCVVVGGEDFVKQALELQKKPHFVIATPGRLADHVLNSGEETVSGLRRVRYLVLDEADRLLSNSFSSDLERCFSVLPPSDKRQTLLFTATVTDSVKALKEKPRPTGKLPVFMHEVDTVDKVAIPSTLQIEYVFVPSYVKEAYLHSILLLPKYKESTAVVFVNRTVTAEVLRRALRKLDFRVASLHSEMPQSERTNSLHRFKADAARILIATDVASRGLDIPTVELVVNFDIPADPDDFIHRVGRTARAGRKGDAISIIGEKDIERIQSIEERINKKMELLEEINDDKVIKDSLSAMTTAKRESLSEMDKEGFGEKRKINKRKYSKEEPSDSKKPKKSKSKK, encoded by the coding sequence ATGTCGTCACAACCGTTTCAAGATCTAGGAGTTGCACGATGGCTCAGCGAGTCACTAGAAgcaatgaaaataaataaacCCACATCGATCCAAGCTGCATGTATACCGGCAATACTCAAAGGTCAAGATTGTATTGGAGGAGCTAAAACTGGTTCAGGTAAAACTATTGCCTTTGCTGCTCCTATGTTGACACAATGGTCAGAAGATCCTTATGGGATTTTTGGATTGGTGCTTACTCCAACTAGAGAATTAGCATTGCAGATAGCAGAACAATATACTGCATTAGGAGCACAAATGAATATTAAAGTATGTGTGGTTGTTGGAGGTGAGGATTTTGTCAAGCAGGCTTTggagttgcaaaagaaaccGCATTTCGTTATTGCTACCCCAGGAAGATTGGCCGATCATGTTTTGAATAGTGGGGAGGAAACAGTCAGTGGGTTGAGGAGAGTCCGATATTTGGTTTTGGATGAGGCTGATCGTTTATTGAGCAATAGTTTTAGTAGTGATTTGGAAAGATGTTTTTCTGTTCTACCTCCCAGTGATAAGAGACAAACATTGTTGTTTACAGCTACTGTAACCGACTCGGTCAAGGCATTGAAGGAAAAGCCACGCCCAACAGGGAAACTTCCAGTATTTATGCATGAAGTAGACACAGTTGACAAGGTTGCCATTCCATCTACGTTGCAGATTGAATACGTGTTTGTTCCCTCTTATGTGAAAGAGGCATATCTACATAGCATTTTGCTCCTACCAAAGTATAAAGAATCAACTGCGGTCGTGTTTGTCAACAGGACAGTGACTGCAGAAGTATTGAGAAGAGCGTTGAGAAAATTGGACTTTAGAGTGGCTTCATTGCATTCAGAAATGCCACAGTCGGAAAGAACCAACTCACTACATAGATTCAAAGCAGATGCTGCAAGAATTCTTATCGCTACTGATGTTGCATCCAGAGGTTTAGATATCCCTACAGTTGAACTTGTGGTGAATTTCGACATACCGGCTGATCCCGACGATTTCATTCATAGAGTGGGTAGAACGGCGAGGGCAGGTAGAAAAGGTGATGCTATTAGTATCATTGGTGAGAAAGATATAGAGAGGATTCAAAGTATCGAAGAGAGAATTAACAAAAAGATGGAGTTGTTGGAGGAAATTAATGACGACAAGGTCATCAAGGACTCATTGAGCGCGATGACAACTGCCAAGAGAGAATCGTTGCTGGAGATGGATAAGGAAGgttttggagaaaaaagaaagatcAACAAACGGAAATACTCAAAGGAGGAGCCCAGCGACTCCAAAAAACCGAAAAAGTCCAAGTCTAAAAAGTGA
- a CDS encoding Brf1 component of the general transcription factor for RNA polymerase III (TFIIIB) yields MSVRVQKQQKCVNCGHTQFDVNRYTAAGDVSCLRCGTVLEENPIVSEVQFGESSSGAAMVQGAMVGADQARATFAGGRQNAMESREQTITNGKRKIRRIAAALKIPDFIAEAAGEWFKLALTMNFVQGRRSNNVLATCLYVACRKEKTPHMLIDFSSRLQISVYSLGATFLKMVKALHITSLPLADPSLFIQHFVEKLDFKDKATKVARDATKLAQRMSADWIHEGRRPAGVAGACVLLAARMNNFRRSHSEIVAISHVGQETLQRRLNEFKKTKAAQLSVQRFRNDEEVESANPPSFEKNRKNELRIARTLQRRQQETFNDLESMTEDEKIQYLGDLSKDEQQKQILMNTIMSDITINKELINEQIERILRSKRNKMEQSLYKTPHELAKEKVEEDDLDRIWNMNWPRNLVKNLPTTNDVLKLVSSETDLNSDDDDAVVEESQMTPEEVAMKERIWTGLNHDYMVEQERKRLKHEADELTGNTSANTGANRRKRQRSSVPPEIQKEIGDIILDEDGTPKSAGDSAKMYFSKTSVSRKINYESLQGLFGEKF; encoded by the coding sequence ATGAGTGTGAGAgtacaaaaacaacaaaaatgtGTCAACTGTGGGCATACTCAGTTTGACGTGAATAGATACACAGCAGCAGGCGATGTGTCATGTCTTCGATGTGGTACTGTCCTTGAAGAGAATCCTATTGTTTCCGAAGTCCAGTTTGGTGAGTCATCTAGTGGTGCAGCCATGGTTCAGGGTGCTATGGTTGGAGCTGATCAAGCAAGAGCAACATTTGCTGGTGGGAGACAGAATGCGATGGAAAGTAGAGAACAAACAATAACTAACGGAAAACGAAAGATTAGAAGAATAGCAGCAGCATTGAAAATACCAGATTTTATTGCTGAAGCTGCAGGAGAGTGGTTTAAACTAGCGTTGACGATGAATTTTGTTCAGGGAAGACGTTCAAATAATGTTTTAGCTACATGTCTTTATGTAGCGTGTCGTAAGGAAAAGACACCTCATatgttgattgattttagTTCCAGATTACAAATATCAGTGTATTCTTTAGGTGCtacatttttgaaaatggtcAAGGCACTACACATAACATCATTACCATTAGCAGATCCGTCTTTGTTTATACaacattttgttgaaaagttggATTTTAAAGATAAAGCGACAAAAGTTGCTAGGGACGCAACAAAACTAGCGCAAAGAATGTCTGCTGATTGGATTCATGAAGGAAGGCGGCCAGCTGGTGTTGCAGGTGCTTGCGTTTTGCTAGCTGCTAGGATGAATAATTTTAGAAGAAGTCATTCGGAAATTGTGGCAATTTCCCATGTTGGACAAGAGACCTTGCAGAGAAGATTGAATGAGTTCAAAAAGACTAAAGCCGCACAATTATCTGTGCAGAGATTTCGCAATGACGAGGAGGTTGAGAGTGCCAATCCCCCTTCGTTTGAGAAGAATAGAAAGAATGAGTTGAGAATAGCTCGTACTTTACAAAGGCGGCAACAAGAAACATTCAATGACTTGGAAAGTATGACTGAGGACGAAAAGATTCAGTATCTTGGTGATCTCTCTAAAGACgaacaacaaaagcaaatacTCATGAACACGATAATGAGTGACATCACTATAAATAAGGAGTTGATTAATGAACAAATCGAGAGGATTTTGAGATCGAAACGTAACAAAATGGAACAGTCGTTATACAAGACCCCACACGAGTTGGCCAAGGAAAAAGTAGAGGAGGATGATCTTGATAGAATCTGGAACATGAATTGGCCAAGAAACTTGGTCAAAAACTTACCAACCACAAATGATGTTCTCAAGCTAGTATCTTCTGAGACTGACTTGAActcagatgatgatgacgcAGTGGTAGAGGAGAGTCAAATGACACCTGAAGAAGTGGCTATGAAGGAACGTATCTGGACAGGTCTCAACCATGACTATATGGTAGAACAAGAACGTAAAAGATTGAAGCATGAGGCCGATGAATTAACTGGGAATACTTCTGCAAATACTGGGGCCAATCGCCGGAAGAGACAACGGTCCTCAGTGCCACCTGAGATTCAGAAAGAGATTGGTGATATTATTTTGGATGAAGACGGAACTCCAAAGAGTGCAGGTGATAGTGCAAAAATGTATTTCTCCAAGACATCAGTGTCAAGGAAGATTAACTATGAATCTTTACAGGGCTTGTTTGGAGAaaagttttga
- a CDS encoding Sda1 protein, protein MGKQRRAAILPTNIILLQNVVRRDPESYHEEFLQQLSHYESLRDLYLENPTGADSNSTTEFIELIGFLSAVCNCYPKETKNFPEELKTILLDNHRDLAPELREKIIQCLTMLRNKDIITAESLIQTIFPLLTAYASGQAQAGQHVKQMRRQIYSTLISLLKSVNTGAKNQRLNRSTQALLFNLLEQKDTQGLWATKLTRELWRRGIWDDSRAVEIMTQAALHPDVKVAIAGARFFLGADKEREENFEDSSDEEGFDMGALKHKMEVNKKSSKRGKKLEQAVKQMKKKNSIKHSATYLNFSAIHLLRDPQGFAEQLFDNHLSSKNSNKFDLDQKILFMNLVSRLIGTHKLIVLGIYSFFLKYLTPKQRNVTQIMAASAQASHDLVPPESIELVVRKIADEFVSDGVAAEVASAGINTIREILSRAPLAIEAPLLQDLTEYKGSKSKAVMMAARSLISLYREVAPEMLSRKDRGKVASMELQRGEKSKSKPQYGIENNVTSIPGLELLAKWKQEHGQTNADGEEEDANWEVDDEEDGSDVEGEWISVESDKEIDISDSEDENNDKKEDVSDLELSSDEEEEEDATEEGDDERPKKKAKLESSSNDANNDSTMNEILSSRILTPADFAKLEELRTEAGVAKLMGITNEDAVDSTSLVGKVKYKQLREERIAQAKEGKEDRGKFGSRKGKRDAPHSTTNKEKARKKNFVMMIHKKAVQGKQKLSLRDRQKVLRAHIDKQKMKKK, encoded by the coding sequence ATGGGGAAACAAAGGAGAGCAGCTATACTTCCAACCAACATCATATTGTTACAAAATGTGGTTAGAAGAGATCCAGAGTCTTATCATGAAGAgtttttacaacaattatCGCATTATGAATCTTTAAGAGATTTGTACTTGGAGAATCCCACGGGAGctgattcaaattcaactacTGAGTTTATTGAACTAATTGGTTTCCTCTCAGCCGTTTGCAATTGCTATCCtaaagaaacaaagaacTTTCctgaagaattgaaaactatCTTGCTTGACAACCATCGTGATTTGGCTCCTGAGTTGAGAGAAAAGATTATACAATGTTTGACAATGTTGAGGAATAAGGATATCATAACTGCAGAAAGCTTGATCCAAACCATTTTTCCATTATTGACAGCATACGCATCAGGACAGGCCCAAGCTGGACAACATGTAAAACAAATGAGGCGTCAGATTTATTCAACCTTGATTTCGCTATTAAAATCAGTAAACACTGGAGCTAAGAACCAACGACTAAACAGATCTACACAGGCTTTgcttttcaatttgctcGAGCAAAAGGATACACAAGGTTTATGGGCAACTAAATTGACTAGAGAGTTATGGAGAAGGGGTATTTGGGATGATTCGAGAGCAGTTGAGATCATGACACAAGCAGCATTGCATCCTGATGTTAAAGTTGCCATTGCTGGTGCAAGGTTCTTTCTTGGTGCAGataaagaaagagaagaaaacTTTGAGGACTCcagtgatgaagaaggttTCGACATGGGTGCATTAAAGCATAAGATGGAGGTGAACAAGAAATCATCTAAAAGAGGAAAGAAGTTGGAACAGGCTGTGAagcaaatgaaaaagaaaaatagCATTAAGCATTCAGCCACCTATTTAAACTTTTCAGCTATTCATCTATTACGTGATCCTCAAGGTTTTGCCgaacaattgtttgataatcACTTGAGTTctaaaaattcaaataagTTTGATTTagatcaaaagattttgttcaTGAACTTGGTTTCAAGGTTGATTGGTACACACAAGTTGATTGTCTTGGGTATTTAttccttcttcttgaaATATCTCACGCCAAAGCAAAGAAATGTGACACAAATTATGGCAGCATCAGCCCAAGCTTCACATGACTTGGTTCCTCCAGAAAGTATTGAATTAGTGGTTCGTAAAATTGCTGATGAGTTTGTTAGTGATGGAGTTGCAGCTGAAGTAGCATCCGCAGGTATCAATACCATTAGAGAAATACTATCGCGTGCTCCATTAGCAATTGAAGCACCTTTGTTGCAAGATTTGACGGAATACAAAGGTTCAAAATCGAAAGCGGTCATGATGGCTGCAAGATCATTGATATCATTGTACAGAGAAGTTGCACCGGAAATGTTGTCCAGAAAGGATAGAGGTAAAGTTGCCAGTATGGAATTACAAAGAGGAGAAAAGAGCAAGTCCAAACCGCAATATGGGATTGAAAATAACGTTACATCTATCCCTGGGTTAGAATTGTTGGCCAAATGGAAACAAGAACACGGACAAACAAATGCCGATGgtgaagaggaagatgcTAATTGGGAAgtggatgatgaagaggatggAAGTGATGTTGAAGGAGAATGGATCCTGGTTGAATCTGATAAGGAAATTGACATTTCTGATAGTGAGGATGAGAATAATGATAAGAAGGAGGATGTTTCGGATTTAGAATTGTCATCTGACgaagaggaggaggaaGATGCAACGGAAGAAGGTGACGATGAAAGGCCGAAAAAGAAAGCCAAGCTCGAAAGTAGTTCTAATGATGCAAACAATGACTCTACTATGAATGAAATCCTTTCAAGTCGAATCCTCACACCAGCtgattttgccaaattggAGGAATTAAGGACTGAAGCTGGTGTTGCCAAGTTGATGGGTATCACCAACGAAGATGCGGTGGATTCTACTTCATTAGTGGGTAAAGTCAAATACAAGCAATTgagagaagaaagaattgCACAGGCCAAggaaggaaaagaagacCGTGGAAAGTTTGGTTCTAGAAAGGGTAAGCGTGATGCACCTCACTCTACTACtaataaagaaaaagccAGAAAGAAGAACTTTGTTATGATGATCCATAAAAAGGCAGTTCAAGGAAAGCAAAAATTGTCCCTACGTGATAGACAAAAGGTATTAAGAGCCCATATCGACAAgcaaaagatgaagaaaaagtaA
- a CDS encoding Hmo1 transcription factor (binds upstream of genes involved in hexose and ergosterol metabolism and in the cell cycle), whose product MSELKATKDALIASLFELSKAAQEAAKNAVDFYKVATGGNEDVTAEQLQGIQEAMKAAADSAAGVKHGLDGAANGEKKKRRVEKDPNAPKKPLTMFFAFSFHLRKMIAEERKKKGLPNLGAIDLNQRVKERWDNITDEEKAKWKHKYEEEMKLYNAEKAKYEQSLKDGSNYKRPEHPYASGYEETETPLAEEVVEEEEVDVPAPNLSQEELKKKKKKQEKKEKKKKLAASSP is encoded by the coding sequence ATGTCTGAGTTGAAAGCAACTAAGGACGCGTTAATCGCATCCCTTTTTGAATTATCAAAAGCGGCTCAAGAGGCTGCCAAAAACGCGGTCGATTTTTACAAAGTGGCCACTGGAGGTAATGAGGATGTTACAGCAGAACAATTGCAAGGTATTCAAGAGGCTATGAAGGCGGCCGCTGATTCGGCTGCTGGTGTCAAGCACGGTTTAGACGGTGCAGCCAATGGtgagaagaagaaaagaagggTTGAAAAGGACCCAAATGCACCAAAGAAGCCATTGACCATGTTTTTTGCTTTTAGTTTCCACTTGCGTAAAATGATTGCCGAggagagaaagaagaagggaTTGCCTAACCTCGgtgcaattgatttgaatcaaagGGTCAAAGAACGTTGGGACAATATTACTGACGAAGAGAAAGCAAAATGGAAGCACAAGTATGAAGAGGAAATGAAACTTTACAATGCTGAGAAGGCCAAATATGAGCAGAGCTTAAAGGATGGGTCCAACTACAAACGTCCAGAACATCCATATGCTAGTGGATACGAAGAGACTGAAACTCCTTTGGCTGAAGAGGTTGTTGAGGAGGAAGAGGTTGATGTTCCAGCACCAAATTTATCCCAagaagagttgaaaaagaagaaaaagaagcaggaaaagaaggagaagaagaagaagttggcTGCTAGCTCCCCATGA
- a CDS encoding Mct1 malonyl-CoA acyl carrier protein acyltransferase codes for MKSQQLLNNVKKYAITCPGQGILRNGLLEENKNYRHLLQSYLDEIDTALSCNFSQYLFQRDVNESETSRWLRQTSNAQPAILASTYITLKVFEKVYEVDLLKNTSFLLGHSLGEYTALALSGIFDLPTAVQFVRERGRFMEEVVRQTPDVFGMIALIIRPEHVNKVLDLASEYNILGNVNSKYQVVISGELAKLDEFVSMLKSVNKRMLLKAEKLPVSIPFHSTMLETIVPELRSKVDNKISAQRIPIISNLDGEVSTNASKTVEKALNANYKPVQWMKSMNQLTTAGVDTVFNLGPGKTLNAINKRYNVKCIPIENIESFTME; via the coding sequence ATGAAAAGCCAACAGTTGCTAAACAACGTCAAAAAGTATGCTATTACATGTCCCGGTCAAGGTATATTACGGAATGGACTACTTGAAGAGAATAAAAATTATCGCCATTTACTCCAGCTGTACTTGGACGAAATTGATACTGCATTGAGTTGTAACTTTTCTCAATATCTATTCCAGAGAGATGTGAATGAAAGCGAAACAAGCAGGTGGCTACGACAGACGTCGAATGCCCAACCGGCAATTCTTGCATCCACATACATCACGCTCAAAGTTTTTGAGAAAGTTTATGAAGTCGAtctattgaaaaatacacTGTTCTTACTAGGACACTCACTTGGAGAGTACACAGCATTGGCACTTAGTGGAATTTTTGATCTACCCACTGCGGTACAATTTGTTAGAGAACGAGGTAGGTTCATGGAGGAGGTAGTTCGACAAACACCGGACGTTTTTGGAATGATTGCATTGATAATTCGACCAGAACATGTGAATAAGGTGTTGGATTTGGCAAGCGAATACAATATTTTGGGGAATGTGAACTCTAAATACCAGGTGGTAATATCGGGTGAGTTGGCTAAGCTTGACGAATTTGTTAGCATGTTGAAATCAGTGAATAAAAGAATGTTATTGAAAGCAGAGAAATTGCCAGTCTCCATTCCCTTCCATAGTACAATGCTAGAGACTATAGTTCCGGAACTCAGGTCAAAGGTAGATAATAAAATAAGCGCTCAGAGGATACCCATCATTTCTAATTTAGATGGAGAAGTTTCCACCAACGCATCCAAAACGGTTGAAAAAGCTTTAAATGCCAATTACAAACCCGTTCAATggatgaaatcaatgaacCAATTGACTACTGCTGGTGTGGATACAGTATTCAACTTGGGGCCTGGAAAAACCCTCAATGCTATTAACAAACGATACAATGTGAAATGCATTCCCATAGAAAATATCGAGCTGTTTACAATGGAATGA